A single region of the Nicotiana sylvestris chromosome 6, ASM39365v2, whole genome shotgun sequence genome encodes:
- the LOC138871527 gene encoding uncharacterized protein — translation MDWLSPYFAIPDCHAKTVMLAMPGVPFVEWRGTLNHTPIRVISFLKAQRMVEKGCDVYLAYVRDVSIDTHSVDSVLVVRDFPDVFAADLLGMPPNRDINFVIDLLPGTHPISIPPYRMAPPELKELKDQLHELLDTGFIRPSVSLWVAPVLFV, via the coding sequence atggactggttgtctccctaTTTTGCTATTCCTGATTGTCATGcaaaaaccgtgatgctggctatgccaggtgtaccgtttgttgagtggagaggtactttaaATCACACTCCTattagagttatttcttttcttaaagctcaacgtatggttgagaaggggtgtgacgtgtatttagcctatgtgagagatgtcagtattgatacccattcagttgattcagttctagtagtacgggattttcccgatgtatttgcAGCGgatcttctaggcatgccgcctaatagagatattaattttgtcattgatctgttgccgggcactcatcccatatctattcctccgtatcgtatggctcctcctgagttgaaggagttgaaggatcagttacacgAATTGCTTGATacgggttttattcggcccagtgtatcactttgggttgctcctgtcttgtttgtgtag